From one Desmodus rotundus isolate HL8 chromosome X, HLdesRot8A.1, whole genome shotgun sequence genomic stretch:
- the ACTRT1 gene encoding LOW QUALITY PROTEIN: actin-related protein T1 (The sequence of the model RefSeq protein was modified relative to this genomic sequence to represent the inferred CDS: deleted 1 base in 1 codon; substituted 4 bases at 4 genomic stop codons): MFNPYILNIPAVIFNNGLGLCKADLSRETVPHHVKSSVVRYPQFNMPLTKPFQKTYVVRGNALXRYEALHMHYPTECGLVMGWDDIEKHWKYIFEWELGVKCCQQPILMTEPSLNSRKTXKKMAEVMFETFNVAAFYLPNHAVVALYASDSVTGLVVHGGEGVTCTVPIFENYSLPYPVTKLHVAGRDLTEHLTQLLLASGSSFPXILNKDLVNDIKEKMCYVTLDSEKGLYKKPEEVLRKYQLPDGSVFNIGDXLHQVPEILCTPHQLSIHSPGLPNMVANSIMKYDTDIQNNLFAEIILSGGTTLFPELEERLMKELEELASRGGPIKITASPDNCFSVWMRASIMTSLSGFKQMWITPTEFREFGSYVIQRRCF; encoded by the exons ATGTTCAACCCATACATATTAAATATCCCAGCTGTAATTTTTAACAATGGATTGGGACTCTGCAAAGCAGACCTGTCTAGAGAGACTGTACCCCATCATGTCAAGAGTTCTGTTGTGAGGTATCCTCAATTTAACATGCCTTTAACAAAACCCTTTCAGAAAACGTATGTTGTGAGGGGAAATGCCCTATAGAGGTATGAGGCCTTGCATATGCACTACCCCACGGAGTGTGGACTAGTAATGGGATGGGATGACATAGAGAAACACTGGAAGTATATCTTTGAGTGGGAACTGGGAGTAAAATGCTGTCAACAGCCTATACTCATGACTGAGCCCTCCTTGAACTCAAGAAAGACTTGAAAGAAGATGGCAGAAGTAATGTTTGAGACCTTCAATGTGGCTGCCTTCTACCTGCCCAACCATGCAGTAGTAGCACTCTACGCCTCTGACTCTGTCACGGGCCTTGTGGTGCACGGTGGGGAAGGAGTCACTTGCACTGTCCCCATATTTGAGAATTACTCCCTGCCTTACCCTGTTACCAAGCTCCATGTGGCAGGGAGAGACCTTACAGAGCACCTCACCCAGCTACTCCTTGCCAGTGGGAGTAGTTTCCCTTAAATACTTAACAAGGACTTAGTTAATGACATCAAAGAGAAGAtgtgctatgtgaccttggattCAGAGAAAGGGCTATATAAGAAGCCAGAGGAAGTCTTGAGAAAATACCAACTACCAGATGGGAGTGTTTTCAACATTGGGGACTAGCTGCACCAGGTGCCTGAGATTCTTTGCACACCTCACCAGCTGAGCATCCACAGCCCAGGACTCCCAAATATGGTTGCCAACAGCATTATGAAGTATGACACAGACATCCAGAACAATCTATTTGCAGAAATTATACTGTCTGGAGGCACC ACTCTCTTCCCTGAGCTTGAAGAAAGACTTATGAAAGAATTGGAAGAGCTGGCTTCCAGAGGCGGTCCCATCAAGATCACAGCTTCTCCTGATAACTGTTTCTCTGTGTGGATGCGTGCATCCATCATGACCTCTCTGAGTGGTTTCAAACAAATGTGGATCACTCCTACAGAGTTCAGGGAGTTTGGGTCCTATGTTATTCAGAGAAGAtgcttttaa